From Mycobacterium lacus, one genomic window encodes:
- a CDS encoding nuclear transport factor 2 family protein has translation MAVVTTPFDDPQAELAWMFLQSLCEGGDLDEGFALLSDDFTYWSIVTRTAFDKATLRGAVERRKKAFEVNIEFIRCVNEGETVVVEGQVDGVTADGTRYDSPFVCIFETRDGVIVSLREYSDTQALAEVYPVGGATGERC, from the coding sequence ATGGCGGTTGTGACGACGCCGTTCGACGACCCGCAGGCCGAACTGGCATGGATGTTTCTGCAGAGCCTCTGCGAAGGCGGGGATCTGGACGAGGGGTTCGCACTGCTCAGCGACGACTTCACTTACTGGAGCATCGTCACGCGCACCGCATTCGACAAGGCGACTTTGCGGGGAGCGGTGGAGCGACGCAAAAAGGCCTTCGAGGTCAACATCGAGTTCATCCGCTGCGTCAACGAGGGGGAGACGGTGGTGGTCGAGGGGCAGGTCGACGGCGTTACCGCCGACGGCACCCGATACGACAGCCCGTTCGTGTGCATCTTCGAGACCCGCGACGGCGTGATCGTGTCGCTGCGCGAATACAGCGACACGCAGGCCCTGGCGGAGGTGTATCCCGTAGGGGGAGCTACCGGGGAACGATGCTGA
- a CDS encoding DUF427 domain-containing protein yields the protein MSHRKVLEPNAGHPITIEPTKGRVQVRVNGELVADTSAALALQEATLPAVQYIPLADVVQERLTRTDTSTYCPFKGEASYYSVTTAAGDTVDDVIWTYERPYPAVAAIAGHVAFYPDKADVSIVPR from the coding sequence ATGAGCCATCGGAAAGTCTTAGAACCCAATGCCGGGCACCCGATCACCATCGAGCCGACCAAGGGGCGGGTGCAGGTTCGCGTCAACGGCGAACTGGTCGCCGACACCTCCGCGGCGCTGGCATTGCAAGAGGCCACTTTGCCTGCGGTGCAATACATTCCGCTTGCCGACGTCGTTCAAGAGCGGCTGACCCGGACGGACACCAGCACCTACTGCCCGTTCAAGGGCGAAGCCAGCTACTACAGCGTGACCACTGCGGCCGGCGACACCGTCGACGATGTGATCTGGACGTACGAACGGCCCTATCCCGCGGTCGCCGCGATCGCCGGGCATGTGGCGTTCTACCCCGACAAAGCCGACGTCAGCATCGTTCCCCGGTAG
- a CDS encoding class I SAM-dependent methyltransferase, with product MLATLYARALDADLPSPILGDRYAKETVARIDYDWSKTAITPRNSASVTTRAAHFDAWARQFLAVHPKAVVLHVGCGLDSRYFRLQPGPDVQWYDVDQPEVAQLCTRFYPAAEHYHVIGVSVTDPAWLAEIPDDRPTLMIGEGLTMYLSEQDGVALLRRVVDRFPSGELQFDAFNRLGIKSQWMNAVVRRSGSTLRWGIDGPGDILEAVPGTRLLSWLRWFESDNVGRLPWVYQMMGRIMSLVPALANMAQYHRYAFGMP from the coding sequence ATGCTGGCGACGCTGTACGCCAGGGCGCTCGATGCCGACCTGCCGAGCCCGATTCTGGGCGATCGGTACGCCAAAGAGACCGTCGCGCGCATCGACTACGACTGGTCGAAAACCGCCATCACGCCGCGCAATTCGGCATCGGTGACGACCCGGGCGGCCCACTTCGACGCCTGGGCTCGGCAATTTCTTGCGGTACACCCGAAGGCGGTGGTGTTGCACGTAGGCTGCGGGCTGGACAGTCGATACTTCCGGCTGCAGCCGGGTCCGGACGTTCAGTGGTACGACGTCGACCAACCCGAGGTCGCCCAGTTGTGCACCAGGTTCTACCCCGCTGCGGAGCACTACCACGTCATCGGGGTGTCGGTCACCGATCCGGCCTGGCTGGCCGAGATTCCCGACGACCGGCCCACGCTGATGATCGGTGAGGGGCTGACCATGTACCTGAGCGAGCAGGACGGCGTTGCGCTGTTGCGACGGGTGGTCGATCGCTTCCCGTCCGGCGAATTGCAGTTCGACGCGTTCAACCGGCTGGGCATCAAGTCGCAATGGATGAACGCCGTGGTGCGCCGATCGGGATCAACGCTGCGCTGGGGCATCGACGGACCCGGGGACATCCTCGAGGCCGTGCCCGGTACCCGGCTGCTGTCCTGGCTCCGCTGGTTCGAATCCGACAACGTCGGACGACTGCCGTGGGTTTACCAGATGATGGGCAGAATCATGTCGCTGGTTCCCGCCCTGGCCAATATGGCGCAATATCATCGCTACGCGTTCGGTATGCCCTGA
- a CDS encoding NAD-dependent epimerase/dehydratase family protein, with the protein MNTKPKLVIGANGFLGSHVTRQLVADGAQVRVMVRPTANTRGIDDLTRCTRFYGDVFDTATVAEAMDGCDDVYHCVVDTRAWLRDPAPLFRTNVEGVRNVLDVAKDAGLRRFVFTSTYATVGRRPGHVATEPDRVDTRKVTPYVQSRVAAEDLVMDYVANHGLPAVAMCVSTTYGSGDWGRTPHGAFIAGAVFGKLPFQMNGIQLEAVGVDDAARALILAAERGRNGERYLVSERMIRLKDVVRIAADEAGVPPPRRSISLPMLYALGAVGSLRARLTGKDAELSLASVRMMRAEADVDHGKAVRELGWQPRPVEESIREAARFWAAMRKTSKK; encoded by the coding sequence GTGAACACGAAACCCAAGTTGGTCATCGGCGCGAATGGCTTCCTGGGCTCGCATGTGACCCGCCAGCTCGTTGCCGACGGCGCACAGGTGCGGGTGATGGTGCGCCCGACCGCCAACACCCGCGGCATCGACGACCTGACCCGATGTACGCGCTTTTATGGCGACGTGTTCGACACCGCCACCGTGGCCGAGGCGATGGACGGCTGCGACGACGTGTACCACTGCGTCGTCGACACCCGCGCGTGGTTGCGCGACCCGGCGCCGCTGTTTCGCACCAACGTGGAAGGCGTGCGCAACGTCCTCGATGTGGCCAAGGACGCTGGCCTGCGCAGGTTCGTCTTCACCAGCACCTATGCGACGGTTGGCCGCCGCCCCGGGCATGTGGCCACCGAACCCGACCGGGTAGACACCCGCAAGGTGACGCCGTACGTTCAATCCCGGGTTGCGGCCGAGGATTTGGTGATGGACTACGTCGCCAACCACGGTCTGCCCGCCGTCGCGATGTGCGTTTCGACGACCTACGGCAGCGGGGACTGGGGCCGAACCCCGCACGGCGCCTTCATCGCCGGCGCGGTCTTCGGCAAGCTGCCGTTCCAGATGAACGGCATCCAACTGGAGGCCGTCGGAGTCGACGATGCCGCCCGGGCGCTGATCCTGGCCGCCGAACGCGGTCGTAACGGCGAGCGCTACCTCGTCTCGGAACGCATGATCCGGTTGAAAGACGTCGTGCGGATCGCGGCGGATGAGGCCGGCGTGCCGCCGCCGCGGCGGTCGATCTCGCTACCCATGCTCTACGCGCTGGGCGCGGTGGGCAGCCTGAGGGCCCGGCTCACCGGCAAGGACGCCGAACTGAGCCTGGCATCGGTGCGGATGATGCGCGCCGAAGCCGACGTCGATCACGGCAAGGCCGTCCGCGAGTTGGGCTGGCAGCCCCGCCCGGTCGAGGAATCGATCCGCGAGGCCGCCCGCTTCTGGGCCGCGATGCGCAAGACCAGCAAGAAATAG
- a CDS encoding nuclear transport factor 2 family protein, producing MSRPAFSRGELSAAFERFERTVARAAETRDWDAWVEQYTPDVEYIEHAAGTMRGREQVRAWIQQTMTTFPGSHMVAFPSLWSVIDESTGRIICELDNPMRDPGDGSVIGATNISIITYAGDGRWCRQEDIYNPLRFLKAALKWCRRAQELGTLDADAARWLRENGGQQ from the coding sequence GTGAGCCGCCCGGCGTTTTCCCGCGGCGAACTGTCGGCCGCGTTCGAGAGGTTCGAGCGGACGGTCGCCCGCGCCGCCGAGACGCGGGACTGGGACGCCTGGGTCGAGCAGTACACGCCCGACGTCGAGTACATCGAGCATGCGGCGGGCACCATGCGGGGCCGCGAGCAGGTGCGGGCCTGGATCCAGCAAACGATGACGACCTTCCCGGGCAGTCACATGGTGGCGTTTCCGTCGTTGTGGTCGGTCATCGACGAGTCCACCGGGCGGATCATCTGTGAATTGGACAACCCGATGCGCGACCCCGGCGATGGCAGCGTGATCGGCGCGACGAACATCTCGATCATCACGTATGCCGGCGACGGCCGGTGGTGCCGTCAGGAGGACATCTACAACCCGTTGCGCTTCCTCAAGGCGGCGCTGAAGTGGTGCCGCAGGGCGCAGGAACTGGGCACGCTGGACGCGGACGCCGCACGGTGGTTGCGCGAGAACGGCGGGCAACAGTGA
- the msrA gene encoding peptide-methionine (S)-S-oxide reductase MsrA: protein MASARKAILAGGCFWGMQDLIRRQPGVISTRVGYSGGDTPNATYRNHGTHAEAVEIVYDPAVTDYRTLLEFFFQIHDPTTKNRQGNDRGTSYRSAIFYLDDEQRRIALDTIADVEASGLWPASVVTEVSPAGDFWEAEPEHQDYLQRYPNGYTCHYVRPGWKLPRRATTTPTLN, encoded by the coding sequence GTGGCAAGCGCCCGCAAAGCGATCCTCGCCGGCGGCTGCTTCTGGGGAATGCAGGACCTGATCCGCAGGCAGCCCGGGGTGATCTCCACCCGCGTCGGCTACAGCGGCGGCGACACCCCCAACGCGACCTACCGCAACCACGGCACGCACGCCGAGGCCGTCGAGATCGTCTACGACCCCGCCGTTACCGATTACCGGACGCTGCTGGAGTTCTTCTTCCAAATCCACGATCCGACAACGAAGAACCGGCAGGGCAACGACCGGGGGACCAGCTACCGGTCCGCCATCTTCTACCTCGACGACGAGCAAAGGCGAATCGCGCTGGACACCATCGCCGACGTCGAGGCGTCCGGGCTATGGCCCGCAAGTGTGGTGACCGAGGTCAGCCCGGCCGGCGACTTCTGGGAGGCCGAGCCCGAGCATCAGGACTACCTGCAGCGCTACCCCAACGGGTACACCTGCCACTACGTCCGCCCCGGCTGGAAGCTGCCCCGACGGGCAACGACGACACCGACCCTGAACTGA
- a CDS encoding cytochrome P450, with product MSQAITDAPAPPELRLPPAVRVPKPVQGLAFATARQSMFRWCARRYGKVFALNVPVYGRIVVVCDTQLAKQIFTTSPEVLANIQPNLSRLFGSGSVFGLDGDDHRRRRRLLAAPFHGKGIKNYEAIIEEETLRETADWPEGRPFATLPSMMHITLNAILRAVFGAGGTELDELRRVIPPWVTLGSRMAVLPMPQRTYGRHSPWGRLAEWRRQYDLIIDKLIESERADPNFADRTDVLALMLRSTYDDGSRMSRKDIGDELLTLLAAGHETTAATLGWAFERITRHPDVLAALVEEADNGGQELRQATILEVQRARTVIDFAARRVYPPVYQLGEWAVPHGYSIIVSIAEIHDDPDVFPDPDRFDPYRYIGTKPSAFAWIPFGGGTRRCVGSAFANMEMDVVLRTVLRDFTIETTTAPGERMHSRGVAYTPKDGGRVVVRRRQRG from the coding sequence ATGAGTCAAGCAATCACCGATGCGCCGGCACCGCCCGAACTCAGGTTGCCCCCCGCGGTCCGAGTTCCAAAACCGGTCCAGGGCCTGGCTTTTGCGACGGCGCGGCAGTCGATGTTTCGATGGTGCGCTCGCCGTTACGGCAAGGTCTTTGCGCTGAACGTCCCGGTCTACGGCCGCATCGTGGTGGTGTGTGACACCCAGCTGGCCAAGCAGATCTTCACCACCAGCCCAGAGGTATTGGCCAACATCCAGCCCAACCTGAGCCGGCTGTTCGGCTCCGGTTCGGTGTTCGGGCTCGACGGTGACGATCATCGCCGTCGGCGACGGCTGCTGGCGGCGCCGTTCCACGGCAAGGGCATCAAAAATTACGAGGCCATCATCGAAGAGGAGACCCTGCGCGAGACCGCCGATTGGCCGGAGGGGCGGCCGTTCGCAACGTTGCCGTCGATGATGCACATCACGCTCAACGCCATCCTGCGCGCGGTCTTCGGGGCCGGCGGCACCGAACTCGACGAGCTGCGCCGGGTCATCCCGCCGTGGGTCACCCTGGGTTCGCGAATGGCCGTGCTGCCGATGCCGCAACGGACCTATGGCCGCCACAGCCCGTGGGGCCGACTGGCCGAGTGGCGGCGCCAATACGACCTCATCATCGACAAGCTGATCGAGTCCGAGCGCGCGGACCCGAACTTCGCCGATCGGACCGACGTGCTGGCGCTGATGCTGCGCAGCACCTACGACGATGGTTCAAGGATGTCGCGCAAGGACATTGGCGACGAACTGCTGACGCTGCTGGCCGCCGGACACGAAACCACCGCAGCCACCCTGGGCTGGGCGTTCGAGCGGATTACCAGGCATCCGGACGTGCTGGCTGCCCTGGTCGAGGAGGCCGATAACGGTGGCCAGGAGCTGCGTCAAGCGACGATCCTCGAAGTCCAACGGGCCAGAACCGTTATCGATTTCGCAGCTCGTCGCGTTTACCCTCCGGTCTACCAATTGGGCGAGTGGGCGGTTCCCCACGGGTATTCGATCATCGTCAGCATCGCGGAGATACACGACGACCCCGACGTCTTCCCCGATCCGGATCGCTTCGACCCGTACCGCTACATCGGAACCAAGCCGTCGGCTTTCGCCTGGATCCCGTTCGGCGGCGGCACCCGTCGTTGTGTGGGGTCCGCGTTCGCCAACATGGAGATGGATGTGGTGCTGCGAACGGTGTTGCGCGACTTCACCATCGAGACCACCACGGCGCCGGGGGAGCGGATGCACTCCCGGGGTGTTGCCTACACCCCGAAGGACGGCGGCCGGGTCGTGGTGCGTCGCCGCCAACGCGGGTAG
- a CDS encoding TetR/AcrR family transcriptional regulator: protein MTSATAAAADAVLDDGDPFRSRLLDGLAASIDERGYRATTVADIVRHARTSKRTFYDQFASKEQCFQELLLADNETLAKSIRAAVDPDADWQRQIRQAVEAFVSHIESRPALTLSWIRELPPLGDVARPVQRRGTELLTGLLIELSASAGFRRADLPPLNMPLAVILLGGLRELTAVAVEDGRPVREIVEPAVDASIALLGPRH from the coding sequence ATGACGTCAGCGACGGCAGCGGCCGCCGACGCGGTCCTCGACGATGGCGATCCGTTTCGGTCGCGGCTGCTCGACGGCCTGGCCGCCTCGATCGACGAGCGTGGTTACCGCGCCACCACCGTCGCCGACATCGTCCGCCACGCACGCACCTCGAAGCGCACCTTCTACGACCAGTTCGCGAGCAAGGAACAGTGCTTTCAGGAGCTATTGCTGGCCGACAACGAGACGCTGGCCAAGAGCATCCGGGCGGCGGTCGATCCCGACGCCGACTGGCAGCGGCAGATTCGGCAAGCGGTCGAGGCATTCGTCAGCCATATCGAGTCGCGGCCGGCCCTCACACTGAGCTGGATTCGTGAGCTGCCGCCGCTCGGCGACGTCGCGCGTCCCGTCCAGCGCCGCGGGACGGAACTGCTGACCGGCCTGCTGATCGAGCTCAGCGCGAGCGCCGGGTTCCGGCGGGCGGATCTGCCGCCGCTGAATATGCCGCTGGCGGTGATCCTGCTGGGCGGGCTGCGGGAACTGACCGCGGTTGCCGTCGAAGACGGACGACCCGTGCGGGAGATCGTCGAGCCGGCCGTCGATGCGTCGATCGCGTTGCTCGGCCCTCGCCACTAG
- a CDS encoding TOBE domain-containing protein, translated as MRLSTRNQLRGTITEVNLGSVMAIVKVKLDGGDQVVTSSVTKDAAIDLGLKVGQPATVFIKSTQVTIGVE; from the coding sequence ATGCGGCTATCGACCCGGAACCAGCTCAGGGGCACGATCACCGAGGTCAACCTCGGCAGCGTGATGGCGATCGTCAAAGTCAAGCTCGACGGCGGAGATCAGGTCGTCACGTCCTCGGTCACCAAGGATGCCGCAATCGACTTGGGCCTCAAGGTCGGTCAGCCCGCCACCGTATTCATCAAGTCCACCCAAGTCACGATCGGGGTCGAGTAA
- a CDS encoding alpha/beta fold hydrolase: MTTMPALEGVEHRYVDVGDGVTIHVADAGPADGPAVMLVHGFPENWWEWHELIGPLAADGYRVLCPDLRGAGWSSAPRSRYLKSEMADDLAAVLDRLGVESVKLVAHDWGGPIAFIMMLRHPAKVTGFFGLNTSAPWVRRDLGTLRHLWRFWYQIPMSLPVIGPRLIADPKARYFRMLASWVGGGFSVPDEDVRIYVDRMRQPGHAVAGSRWYRTFQTSEMLRWMLGEYDDARVDVPVRWLHGTGDPVLTPNLLRGYEDRASDFEVELVDGVGHWIIEQRPELVLDRVRAFLHIET, encoded by the coding sequence ATGACCACAATGCCCGCCCTGGAAGGCGTCGAACACAGGTATGTCGATGTCGGCGACGGCGTCACGATCCACGTGGCGGACGCCGGCCCGGCGGATGGGCCGGCGGTGATGCTGGTGCACGGTTTCCCGGAGAACTGGTGGGAGTGGCACGAGCTGATCGGCCCGCTGGCCGCCGACGGCTACCGCGTGCTGTGTCCCGACCTGCGCGGCGCCGGTTGGAGTTCGGCGCCCCGCTCGCGGTATCTGAAGAGCGAGATGGCCGACGATCTCGCCGCGGTGCTGGACCGGTTGGGCGTCGAATCGGTCAAACTCGTCGCGCACGACTGGGGCGGACCCATCGCATTCATCATGATGCTGCGTCATCCCGCGAAGGTGACCGGATTCTTCGGGCTGAATACCTCGGCGCCGTGGGTGCGCCGCGACCTCGGGACGCTCCGGCACCTGTGGCGGTTCTGGTACCAAATCCCGATGTCGCTGCCGGTGATCGGCCCCCGGCTGATCGCCGATCCCAAGGCCCGCTACTTCCGGATGTTGGCGTCCTGGGTGGGTGGCGGGTTCAGCGTGCCCGACGAGGATGTGCGGATCTACGTCGATCGCATGCGCCAGCCTGGGCACGCGGTTGCCGGCTCGCGGTGGTATCGCACCTTTCAGACTTCGGAGATGCTGCGCTGGATGCTCGGTGAATACGATGACGCTCGAGTCGACGTTCCGGTGCGCTGGCTGCACGGCACCGGCGATCCGGTGCTCACGCCCAACCTGCTGCGCGGATATGAGGACCGCGCAAGCGATTTCGAGGTTGAACTGGTCGACGGCGTCGGCCATTGGATCATCGAGCAGCGACCCGAGCTGGTGCTGGACCGGGTCCGGGCCTTCCTTCACATCGAAACGTGA
- a CDS encoding sulfotransferase family protein produces MMAAMAPNCPLDAEALHARASADTGLHDFGPGDYRERLDVYLAALRDVDGLHDAGAVNFYAQLLQLLKNRLLLTDLLRRHPEIDDIELRSPVVIAGLPRTGTTHLHNMLAAAPTFRTMPYWESVEPFPLPAEAAAEPDPRRTRTDVAVGVINTVMPHFALMHEMTTDHVHEEIQLLANDFSTMLFETLADVPRWRDYYQAHDQTPHYEYLARQLKAMQFLRGGRRWLLKSPQHLEQVPVLDRVFPDSIVVFTHRDPVPVALSMIAMITYSARMHRSPVPVERIADYWIERLERMLIALIGDRDTIGPDRSIDVRFDDFMANEFGVAERVYALAGEPFTEAVRTATADYLSGHRRGRLGSVETSCAMFGLTEGNLRARFAPYVERFLA; encoded by the coding sequence ATGATGGCCGCGATGGCGCCCAATTGCCCGCTGGATGCCGAGGCGCTGCACGCGCGCGCCAGTGCCGACACCGGCCTGCACGATTTCGGTCCGGGAGACTACCGAGAACGACTCGATGTCTACCTCGCCGCGCTGCGTGACGTCGACGGGCTGCACGACGCCGGCGCGGTCAACTTCTACGCGCAACTGCTGCAGTTGCTCAAGAACCGGCTGCTGCTGACCGACCTGCTGCGCCGCCATCCGGAGATCGACGACATCGAACTGCGATCGCCGGTGGTGATCGCGGGGCTACCCCGCACCGGCACCACCCACCTGCACAACATGCTGGCGGCAGCGCCCACCTTCCGCACGATGCCGTACTGGGAAAGCGTCGAGCCATTCCCGTTGCCGGCCGAGGCTGCAGCCGAGCCCGATCCACGGCGGACGCGGACGGACGTCGCGGTCGGGGTGATCAACACGGTGATGCCGCATTTCGCACTCATGCACGAGATGACCACCGATCACGTCCACGAGGAGATCCAGCTGCTGGCCAACGACTTCTCGACGATGCTCTTCGAGACGCTCGCCGACGTGCCTCGCTGGCGCGACTACTACCAAGCCCACGACCAGACGCCCCACTACGAATACCTCGCCCGGCAGCTCAAGGCGATGCAGTTTCTGCGCGGCGGGCGGCGCTGGCTGCTCAAGTCGCCCCAGCACCTCGAGCAGGTGCCGGTGCTCGATCGTGTCTTCCCCGACAGCATTGTCGTGTTCACGCACCGCGACCCGGTGCCGGTGGCGCTGTCGATGATCGCGATGATCACCTACTCCGCCCGCATGCACCGCTCACCGGTTCCGGTCGAGCGGATCGCGGATTACTGGATCGAGCGTCTCGAACGGATGCTCATCGCACTCATCGGTGACCGGGACACCATCGGCCCGGACCGTTCGATCGATGTCCGTTTCGATGACTTCATGGCCAACGAATTCGGTGTCGCTGAGCGGGTGTACGCCCTGGCCGGCGAACCGTTCACCGAAGCAGTACGCACGGCCACCGCCGACTATCTGTCGGGCCACCGGCGCGGCCGGCTGGGCAGCGTCGAAACGTCGTGTGCGATGTTCGGGCTCACCGAGGGGAACCTGCGTGCCCGGTTCGCGCCCTATGTCGAGCGGTTCCTGGCATAG
- a CDS encoding TetR/AcrR family transcriptional regulator, which translates to MVVEFGRPRDPRIDGAVLRATVELLAETGYPGLSVAAIAARAGTSKPAIYRRWPSKAHLVHEAVFPIGAATEIPDSGSTPEDLREMVRRTMAFLTTPAAKAALPGLVGEMAADPTLHSALLERFADIIGGGLVAWLASAAARGEVRADVAAAELAEAIAGVTLLALLTRAAELDDAWVDRTTTLLLKGIGA; encoded by the coding sequence ATGGTAGTTGAATTTGGCCGGCCTCGTGACCCCCGTATCGACGGCGCGGTGCTTCGCGCGACAGTCGAGCTGCTCGCCGAAACCGGTTATCCGGGCCTTTCGGTCGCCGCCATCGCCGCGCGAGCCGGCACCAGCAAGCCCGCGATCTACCGGCGTTGGCCGAGCAAGGCGCACCTCGTGCACGAGGCGGTGTTCCCGATCGGCGCCGCAACCGAAATCCCCGATAGCGGATCTACACCCGAGGACCTGCGTGAGATGGTGCGCCGCACAATGGCTTTCCTGACGACACCGGCGGCCAAGGCGGCCCTGCCGGGGCTGGTCGGCGAGATGGCAGCGGATCCGACCCTGCATTCGGCACTGCTGGAGCGGTTCGCCGACATCATTGGCGGCGGCCTGGTCGCGTGGCTTGCAAGCGCCGCGGCGCGGGGTGAAGTCCGCGCCGACGTCGCCGCCGCCGAACTTGCCGAGGCAATCGCCGGTGTCACACTGCTGGCCCTGCTCACGCGCGCCGCCGAACTCGACGACGCCTGGGTCGATCGCACAACCACGTTGCTCCTGAAGGGAATTGGCGCATGA
- a CDS encoding DUF1214 domain-containing protein: MTHESTAAWKELLTTLGDLDRSFLEGDRAVTDDRHIADGYRMLATTLGVAFDTYLFAEPGRPQFVAVNTPFRRDRRWGGDNTDAYYFICPVDPRRRYRVSGNKGDSVYFSVTTYNEPSPGAWSDRIVAIVRDTDLDIDADGNFSFEFPPTPDAAVLMTRDYQADPLTGRPVTWHIEALDELEPIRHGDAETAARLRATAAWMRTMFAIVPLAVGTRVDDKHALGHETEHAANQFADPYQVPDANFGWSARDACYSYGSFVLDDDEALVITHRPPSCRFWNLVVWNQFMATHGAAEGPDVRCSVNGHSAALNGDGSVTIVLSRGTTAHPNSVTALGYPRGNLAFRWFLADGVPARPEVKLVNVSEAPTDVD; the protein is encoded by the coding sequence ATGACGCACGAATCGACTGCCGCTTGGAAGGAGCTGCTCACGACCCTCGGAGACCTTGACCGCTCGTTCCTGGAGGGCGACCGTGCGGTGACCGACGACCGGCACATTGCCGACGGCTACCGGATGCTCGCCACCACCCTGGGCGTGGCCTTCGACACCTACCTGTTCGCCGAGCCGGGTCGGCCACAGTTCGTCGCGGTGAACACGCCGTTTCGTCGCGACCGCCGATGGGGCGGTGACAACACCGACGCTTACTACTTCATCTGCCCGGTCGATCCGCGGCGGCGCTACCGCGTCAGCGGCAACAAGGGTGACAGCGTGTACTTCTCGGTCACCACCTACAACGAACCGTCGCCCGGCGCGTGGTCGGACCGGATCGTCGCAATCGTCCGCGACACCGATCTCGATATCGATGCCGACGGCAACTTCAGCTTTGAGTTCCCTCCCACACCCGACGCGGCCGTGCTGATGACCCGTGACTACCAGGCGGATCCGCTGACCGGCCGCCCGGTTACCTGGCACATCGAGGCGCTCGACGAGCTGGAGCCGATCCGACACGGCGACGCGGAGACCGCGGCACGCCTGCGGGCGACTGCCGCGTGGATGCGCACCATGTTCGCCATCGTGCCGCTGGCCGTCGGAACACGGGTCGACGACAAGCACGCGCTGGGGCACGAAACCGAGCACGCTGCAAACCAATTCGCCGATCCCTACCAAGTTCCCGACGCCAACTTCGGCTGGTCGGCGCGCGACGCCTGCTACTCCTACGGCAGCTTCGTGCTCGACGACGACGAGGCGCTCGTCATCACGCACCGACCCCCGTCGTGCAGGTTTTGGAACCTAGTGGTGTGGAACCAATTCATGGCCACCCACGGCGCGGCGGAGGGCCCCGATGTCCGTTGCTCCGTCAACGGCCACAGCGCGGCGCTCAATGGTGACGGTTCCGTGACGATCGTCTTGTCCCGCGGGACGACTGCCCACCCGAATTCAGTTACGGCGCTGGGCTATCCGCGTGGCAACCTCGCATTTCGGTGGTTTCTCGCCGACGGGGTGCCCGCGCGGCCCGAGGTGAAGCTCGTGAACGTGTCGGAAGCGCCGACGGACGTGGATTAG